From Quercus lobata isolate SW786 chromosome 1, ValleyOak3.0 Primary Assembly, whole genome shotgun sequence, one genomic window encodes:
- the LOC115955240 gene encoding uncharacterized protein LOC115955240: MPRKRLPMLQKVSNLLKISIFIAKMRKPIIPKLISLKKARRLKRFKHYNYGFLQDYQFSASSTPLIHYHRRNHFKSSRLRDIYSMFFLCRCLGSFRDADCTLEALPAFPALQDTIAARQFLEPSDPGDEEDSVDQRAERFIQRFYEEIRMQRQESI, from the coding sequence ATGCCCAGAAAAAGATTACCCATGCTCCAAAAGGTCTCAAACCTTCTCaaaatttccatttttattgCCAAAATGAGAAAACCCATTATTCCAAAACTCATTTCTCTTAAGAAAGCAAGAAGGCTTAAGAGGTTCAAGCATTACAACTATGGGTTCCTTCAAGATTACCAGTTCTCTGCTTCAAGCACTCCCCTCATTCATTACCACCGCAGAAACCATTTCAAGAGCAGTAGGCTTCGAGATATCTATTCGATGTTCTTTCTGTGTAGATGTTTGGGTAGCTTCAGAGATGCAGATTGCACATTAGAAGCTCTGCCTGCTTTCCCTGCATTACAGGATACCATTGCAGCAAGGCAGTTTTTGGAGCCATCAGATCCGGGTGATGAAGAAGATTCAGTTGATCAGAGGGCTGAGAGGTTTATTCAGAGGTTCTATGAAGAGATCAGAATGCAAAGGCAGGAATCAATTTAG
- the LOC115953929 gene encoding uncharacterized protein LOC115953929: protein MVDLESKKSGCAWGSSIGAVIRNEKGEVMAAMAAKGPEISSSEEAEFLACRKAIEFAVDAGFSELVIEGDNSSVMKVVSASQDDFSLLGNVVGDIHHLVRNLQWVRIECTRCGGNRVAHELAQFARKFVKICIGWKMFLQ, encoded by the exons ATGGTTGATTTGGAATCAAAGAAATCAGGTTGTGCATGGGG TTCAAGTATTGGTGCAGTTATTCGGAATGAAAAAGGTGAGGTTATGGCAGCCATGGCAGCTAAGGGTCCTGAGATATCTTCTAGTGAGGAGGCTGAGTTTCTTGCATGTCGGAAAGCTATTGAATTTGCCGTTGATGCTGGCTTTTCTGAACTTGTCATTGAAGGGGATAATTCTTCTGTCATGAAAGTTGTTTCGGCTTCGcaagatgatttttctttgcttggGAATGTTGTTGGGGATATTCATCATTTGGTTAGGAACTTGCAATGGGTTAGGATTGAATGTACTAGGTGTGGGGGGAATAGAGTTGCTCATGAGTTAGCTCAATTTGCTAGAAAATTTGTCAAGATTTGTattggatggaagatgttcctCCAATAG